Proteins co-encoded in one Kribbella qitaiheensis genomic window:
- a CDS encoding histidine kinase, with the protein MTWKRAGDLGLWAVLGLLVFGESGARGDSHWLRAGCLAILAAAILLRRAYPLVALAVVGGTEIVILAFSLGSTSGVPIALVPAIVLMSYLAGRRESQLRFFLITVSWGLVGLLVLGLSFRRDVAVTSTVLSWLLMLLLALLLVVLPWLIGRYRAQQAQLASAGWDRAERIEREHQLEIDRERLRERSRIAEDMHDSVGHELSLIALRAAALEIDADLPERHRRAAGELREAAATATERLGEIIGVLRDADADAPVIPASESVADLVDRAAASGLAVRLVLRGGGELSPMVDRAVHRVVQESLTNASKHAPGAAVTVTITHEPAAKAEVCGAGAGGAWGGLEGGEAPIRVSEAGGVRAGVGVGGAPIGVGEVVVRVVDGGAAREKGEVVSSGRGLEGLRERVRLVGGSLSAGPRTDGGFEVVARIPAGGGTPERAGDDRGGFSGSSIGAADERDSGRRRARRGLITAVAAPLAVGAVVGVIALGYYLVAGYSSILKPAQYETIELGQTVGEVEKVLPAMQMADPPTGRLPEQAGWKCRYYRPDVPFGVTMPTGSASTTAGWSRRT; encoded by the coding sequence GTGACTTGGAAGCGCGCGGGAGACCTGGGGCTGTGGGCCGTGCTCGGGTTGCTGGTGTTCGGCGAGTCCGGCGCCCGGGGCGATTCGCACTGGCTTCGCGCCGGCTGCCTCGCGATCCTGGCCGCGGCGATTCTGCTCCGCCGGGCCTATCCGCTGGTGGCGCTCGCGGTGGTCGGCGGCACGGAGATCGTGATCTTGGCGTTCTCGCTCGGATCCACGAGCGGAGTACCGATCGCTCTCGTTCCGGCGATCGTGCTGATGAGCTACCTCGCCGGTCGGCGGGAGAGCCAGCTGAGGTTCTTCCTGATCACAGTGAGCTGGGGTTTGGTCGGCCTGCTCGTTCTCGGCTTGAGCTTCCGGCGCGATGTCGCGGTGACGAGCACCGTACTCAGCTGGTTGCTGATGCTGCTTCTCGCTTTGCTGCTGGTCGTACTGCCGTGGTTGATCGGCCGGTACCGCGCACAGCAGGCGCAGCTCGCGTCGGCCGGTTGGGATCGGGCCGAGCGGATCGAGCGTGAGCATCAGCTCGAGATCGACCGGGAGAGACTCAGAGAGCGCTCCCGGATCGCCGAGGACATGCATGATTCGGTCGGCCACGAACTGAGTTTGATCGCGCTGCGGGCGGCCGCGCTCGAGATCGATGCCGACCTGCCCGAACGTCATCGCCGGGCCGCGGGCGAACTCCGCGAGGCCGCGGCGACGGCGACCGAGCGGCTGGGCGAGATCATCGGCGTACTACGAGACGCCGACGCCGATGCACCCGTCATCCCGGCCAGCGAATCGGTGGCGGACCTGGTCGACCGAGCCGCTGCCTCGGGGCTCGCCGTACGGCTGGTACTGCGTGGCGGCGGCGAGCTGAGCCCGATGGTGGATCGTGCTGTCCACCGAGTCGTGCAGGAGTCCCTCACCAACGCCAGCAAACACGCCCCCGGCGCCGCGGTGACCGTCACCATCACCCACGAACCCGCAGCCAAAGCAGAGGTTTGTGGTGCCGGGGCCGGTGGGGCGTGGGGTGGGCTGGAGGGTGGTGAGGCGCCGATCAGGGTCAGCGAGGCGGGTGGCGTGCGGGCTGGGGTGGGGGTTGGCGGGGCGCCGATCGGTGTTGGGGAAGTGGTGGTGCGGGTTGTTGACGGTGGGGCCGCGAGAGAAAAGGGGGAGGTGGTTTCTTCCGGTCGGGGGTTGGAAGGTTTGCGGGAGCGGGTTCGGCTAGTTGGTGGGTCGTTGAGCGCAGGACCTCGGACCGACGGTGGGTTCGAGGTGGTGGCGCGGATTCCGGCTGGTGGTGGGACGCCGGAACGGGCGGGAGACGATCGGGGTGGGTTCTCGGGGTCGTCCATCGGCGCGGCCGATGAGCGGGATTCCGGACGGCGTCGGGCTCGGCGGGGGTTGATCACGGCGGTCGCCGCGCCGCTGGCAGTGGGCGCGGTGGTCGGAGTGATTGCCCTCGGCTACTACTTGGTGGCGGGCTACAGCTCGATCCTCAAGCCTGCGCAGTACGAGACGATCGAGCTCGGGCAGACCGTCGGCGAGGTGGAGAAGGTGCTGCCCGCGATGCAGATGGCCGACCCGCCGACCGGGCGGCTGCCCGAGCAGGCCGGGTGGAAGTGCCGGTACTACCGGCCGGACGTACCGTTCGGCGTCACTATGCCTACCGGCTCTGCTTCCACGACGGCCGGCTGGTCGCGAAGGACGTAG
- a CDS encoding ABC transporter permease, giving the protein MSTATITVKQRSSGLTGAIASEWTKLWTVRSTWLNLVGGAVLTVLLGIQFGFSTAYDNAHQPLGDVPGQTAVGGVGVSSVLILQVVIAAFAMLPVTSEYSTGSIRSTVQWTPVRRNVVLAKATVLAPVLFGYGLLVGLLATVSGGLAMGHWADWDAATLVVDLLSIATYLTLAGIFTAGIAFLIRSTAGTLTAAFLVLMMIPLMLAQSSIRALVWLAALLPGGAGQNFLSGSTDPLTPPLSLAVLILWALGGLWIGTKVLARRDA; this is encoded by the coding sequence ATGAGCACGGCAACCATCACGGTCAAGCAGAGGTCGAGCGGTCTGACCGGAGCGATCGCGTCCGAATGGACCAAGCTGTGGACGGTCCGGTCGACCTGGCTGAACCTCGTCGGCGGCGCAGTACTGACTGTGCTGCTCGGAATCCAGTTCGGCTTCTCAACTGCCTACGACAACGCCCACCAGCCGCTGGGCGACGTGCCCGGCCAGACCGCGGTCGGTGGCGTCGGCGTCAGCTCGGTGCTGATCCTGCAAGTGGTCATCGCTGCTTTCGCGATGCTGCCCGTGACCTCGGAGTACTCGACCGGCAGCATCCGCTCGACGGTCCAATGGACACCCGTACGACGGAACGTGGTGCTCGCCAAGGCGACTGTGCTCGCGCCAGTGCTGTTCGGGTACGGGCTCCTGGTCGGCCTGCTCGCGACCGTCTCGGGTGGGCTAGCGATGGGCCACTGGGCTGATTGGGATGCGGCCACCCTGGTCGTCGATCTGCTGTCGATCGCGACCTACCTGACGCTGGCCGGGATCTTCACCGCCGGCATCGCGTTCTTGATCCGCAGTACGGCGGGGACCCTGACAGCGGCGTTCCTGGTGCTGATGATGATCCCGCTGATGCTCGCGCAGAGCAGCATCCGGGCACTCGTCTGGCTGGCCGCGCTACTCCCCGGTGGTGCCGGCCAGAACTTCCTCTCCGGCAGCACCGACCCACTCACCCCGCCCCTGAGCCTCGCCGTACTGATCCTCTGGGCGCTCGGAGGCCTCTGGATCGGCACAAAGGTCTTGGCCCGACGAGACGCCTGA
- a CDS encoding ParA family protein, giving the protein MTDSHNSGQHKDREAAAAEVRRMWQPTPSWSQPDPNALPAPEPESVDEDVAADEQPDALSQDFPADSWSQPAAAQNPQAEPWKAKQPEPAQAEAWSAKQAEPSQAEPWSSKQAEPARAEPWSSKQAEPSQAESWSAKQAEQSQDAPTDPWRAAKPVNPAPADPWSTPAAAGDPWKQAPAESEAPPQQGGSGLSPAAQHFFPQGIPGQHPPQPERQVSYRADELLQALPLPREAPAEKGVRSVLRLRPGTSERSERIARATAATAFRRPVTITVANPKGGSGKTPTTLLLAGALGQARGGGVVAWDNNELRGNMHLRTHDTNARSTVTDLLQAMTMLTQPDARLGDVGAYLRHQVSGQYDVLTSATTTYAQIEAKDFDQIHRLLSRFYKVLVIDTGNNEGSSNWREAMKASDVLVIPIKWKSLSCAAAVQMLEELDHQGPRTRSG; this is encoded by the coding sequence GTGACCGACTCGCACAACTCCGGACAGCACAAGGACCGGGAAGCAGCAGCCGCCGAGGTCCGGAGGATGTGGCAGCCGACTCCGTCCTGGTCCCAGCCGGACCCGAACGCCCTGCCGGCGCCCGAGCCCGAATCGGTCGACGAGGACGTCGCCGCGGACGAGCAGCCGGACGCGCTCTCGCAGGATTTCCCGGCCGACTCCTGGTCCCAGCCCGCAGCAGCTCAAAACCCGCAGGCCGAGCCGTGGAAGGCCAAGCAGCCGGAGCCTGCCCAGGCCGAGGCGTGGAGTGCCAAGCAGGCTGAGCCCAGTCAAGCCGAGCCGTGGAGCTCGAAGCAGGCGGAGCCGGCCCGGGCCGAGCCGTGGAGCTCGAAGCAGGCCGAGCCGAGCCAAGCCGAGTCGTGGAGCGCCAAGCAGGCCGAGCAATCGCAGGACGCCCCGACTGACCCGTGGAGGGCCGCGAAGCCTGTCAACCCGGCTCCGGCCGACCCGTGGAGCACGCCGGCCGCGGCAGGCGATCCGTGGAAGCAGGCCCCCGCAGAGAGCGAAGCTCCGCCACAGCAGGGTGGATCCGGACTCTCTCCGGCCGCGCAGCACTTCTTCCCGCAGGGCATCCCCGGCCAGCACCCACCGCAGCCCGAGCGGCAGGTCTCGTACCGCGCCGACGAGCTGCTGCAGGCGCTGCCGTTGCCTCGTGAAGCTCCGGCGGAGAAGGGTGTCCGGAGCGTCTTGCGACTGCGCCCCGGCACGTCCGAGCGCAGCGAGCGGATCGCGCGTGCGACCGCGGCGACCGCTTTCCGCCGCCCGGTGACCATCACGGTCGCCAACCCCAAGGGTGGTTCCGGCAAGACGCCGACCACCCTGCTGCTCGCCGGTGCACTCGGTCAGGCTCGCGGTGGCGGTGTCGTGGCCTGGGACAACAACGAGCTTCGCGGCAACATGCACCTGCGCACGCACGACACCAACGCCAGGTCCACTGTCACCGACCTGCTGCAGGCGATGACGATGCTCACTCAGCCGGATGCCCGGCTCGGCGACGTCGGCGCGTACCTGCGGCACCAGGTGTCCGGCCAGTACGACGTACTGACGTCCGCGACCACGACGTACGCGCAGATCGAGGCCAAGGACTTCGACCAGATCCACCGGCTGCTGAGCCGCTTCTACAAGGTGCTGGTGATCGACACCGGCAACAACGAGGGCTCCAGCAACTGGCGCGAGGCGATGAAGGCGTCGGACGTCCTCGTCATCCCGATCAAGTGGAAGAGCCTGTCCTGCGCTGCCGCCGTGCAGATGCTGGAGGAGCTCGACCACCAGGGGCCCCGGACGCGCAGCGGCTGA
- a CDS encoding DedA family protein: protein MTDAILHFAEDLMSSWWIYATLFGFAALDGFFPAIPSETLVVMAGVFAATGGPNLYGVIAMAAAGAFVGDHVSYAFGRGAGGRLMDRAKPGTKRYAMVAWSRKALEERGGLVLVVARYVPGGRTAVTLTMGAVRYPLRHFSFFAALAAVSWGAYCSLVGYIGGKAFEDNPLKGVALGIGLALAVTVLVEVIRHRRRIRRTPEPQLETEPELVKAGE from the coding sequence GTGACGGACGCGATCCTGCACTTCGCGGAGGACCTGATGTCGTCCTGGTGGATCTACGCCACCCTGTTCGGCTTCGCGGCTCTCGACGGATTCTTCCCGGCCATCCCGAGCGAGACCCTGGTCGTGATGGCCGGCGTCTTCGCCGCGACCGGCGGACCCAACCTGTACGGCGTGATCGCGATGGCCGCCGCCGGCGCCTTCGTCGGCGACCATGTCTCGTACGCCTTCGGCCGCGGCGCGGGTGGACGGCTGATGGACCGTGCCAAACCGGGCACCAAGCGGTACGCGATGGTCGCCTGGTCCCGGAAAGCACTCGAAGAACGCGGCGGTCTGGTCCTGGTCGTCGCGCGGTACGTGCCAGGTGGACGCACCGCCGTCACGCTGACGATGGGCGCGGTCCGCTACCCACTGCGCCACTTCTCCTTCTTCGCTGCACTCGCGGCCGTCTCCTGGGGCGCCTACTGCTCGCTGGTCGGCTACATCGGCGGCAAGGCGTTCGAGGACAACCCGCTCAAGGGCGTCGCGCTGGGCATCGGTCTCGCGCTCGCCGTGACGGTGCTCGTGGAAGTCATCCGGCATCGGCGCCGCATCCGGCGTACCCCTGAACCTCAGCTTGAGACTGAGCCCGAGTTGGTCAAGGCAGGAGAATGA
- a CDS encoding GntR family transcriptional regulator, with translation MALLYEQISSHVLDEIRRGVLGPGDRVASEMELAAQFEVSRITSKRALEVLREAGLIERIRGKGSFVVRRLPDLDRISVPLKGRLPLRPARPYGVPGSIALVVPDVSESYGLELLCAIEERCAEQGANLILRRTGGRQTDEEQAIEALVALDDVDGLIVFPVHGDFYNASLLRQVLDGYPVVLVDRHLSGIPVSAVHTDNVAASRALTERLLELGHRHIAFVSPPPLNTSSIEDRLEGFRSAFADREPGSYQAYQLTDLRSTLPGSFTPESVSSDLALIREFRAKVPEVTAYVACEYNLARILDRALGQPRDQVISCFDSPGDPIAGPPYLHVRQNQREMGRQAVDLLFAQLRGESVPKLSIVPFELIDAHYN, from the coding sequence ATGGCCCTGTTGTACGAGCAGATCAGCTCGCATGTGCTGGACGAGATCCGGCGCGGCGTGCTCGGTCCCGGCGACCGGGTGGCGTCGGAGATGGAGCTCGCGGCCCAGTTCGAGGTCAGCCGGATCACCTCGAAACGTGCTCTCGAGGTACTCCGGGAGGCCGGCCTGATCGAGCGCATCCGCGGCAAGGGCTCGTTCGTCGTCCGGCGGCTGCCCGACCTCGACCGGATCTCGGTGCCGCTCAAGGGCCGGTTGCCGTTGCGACCTGCCCGCCCGTACGGCGTACCGGGGTCGATCGCGCTCGTAGTACCGGATGTGTCGGAGTCCTACGGATTGGAGCTCCTCTGCGCGATCGAGGAGCGCTGCGCCGAGCAAGGGGCGAACCTGATCCTCCGGCGGACCGGTGGCCGGCAGACCGATGAGGAGCAGGCCATCGAGGCTCTGGTCGCGCTGGACGACGTCGACGGGCTGATCGTCTTCCCGGTGCACGGTGACTTCTACAACGCGAGCCTGCTCCGGCAGGTGCTCGACGGGTATCCGGTGGTGCTGGTCGACCGGCACCTGTCCGGCATCCCGGTGTCGGCCGTGCACACGGACAACGTGGCGGCGTCGCGTGCGCTCACCGAGCGGCTGCTCGAGCTGGGGCATCGTCACATCGCCTTCGTTTCGCCGCCGCCGCTGAACACGTCCAGCATCGAGGACCGGCTGGAGGGATTCCGGTCGGCCTTCGCCGACCGCGAGCCGGGTAGCTATCAGGCCTATCAGCTGACGGACCTTCGCAGTACGTTGCCGGGATCGTTCACGCCGGAGAGCGTCAGCTCCGATCTCGCATTGATCCGGGAGTTTCGGGCGAAGGTGCCGGAGGTGACCGCGTACGTCGCGTGTGAGTACAACCTGGCCCGGATCCTGGATCGCGCTCTCGGGCAGCCGCGCGATCAGGTGATCAGCTGCTTCGATTCGCCGGGCGATCCGATCGCCGGGCCGCCGTACCTGCATGTCCGGCAGAACCAGCGCGAAATGGGCCGGCAAGCGGTCGACCTGTTGTTCGCGCAACTCCGTGGAGAGTCGGTGCCGAAGCTGTCGATCGTGCCGTTCGAACTCATCGATGCCCACTACAACTAA
- a CDS encoding response regulator — MIRVLLADDEALVRAGVRAILGSDDSIEVVAEAADGIEAVEAVRRYRPDVAVLDIRMPRMDGLAAGAEIKRTSPDTAVVMLTTFSEDAYIAKALGDGANGFLLKSGDPRELIAGLKAVAGGAAYLSPKIAQRVIAELASGAGGGRMVRAAAAKDQVDALTPREREVLTLVGAGLSNAEIAGRLYLVEGTVKAYVSAVLSRLGVKNRVQAAIVAYEAGLVA, encoded by the coding sequence ATGATCAGGGTGTTGCTGGCTGATGACGAGGCGCTGGTCCGGGCCGGGGTGCGGGCGATTCTCGGGTCGGACGATTCGATCGAGGTGGTCGCCGAGGCGGCTGACGGGATCGAAGCAGTCGAGGCTGTACGCCGGTACCGGCCGGACGTCGCCGTACTGGACATCCGGATGCCGAGGATGGACGGGCTCGCGGCCGGGGCCGAGATCAAGCGGACGTCGCCCGATACGGCGGTGGTGATGTTGACGACGTTCTCCGAAGACGCGTACATCGCGAAGGCGCTGGGAGACGGTGCGAACGGGTTCCTGCTCAAGTCAGGTGATCCGCGGGAGTTGATCGCGGGGTTGAAGGCGGTTGCCGGGGGCGCTGCGTACCTTTCACCCAAGATCGCCCAGCGAGTCATCGCCGAGCTCGCGTCCGGGGCGGGCGGCGGCCGGATGGTTCGCGCTGCCGCTGCCAAGGACCAGGTCGACGCGTTGACTCCCCGCGAACGCGAGGTGCTCACCCTGGTCGGCGCCGGCCTGTCGAACGCGGAGATCGCCGGGCGGCTCTACCTGGTCGAAGGCACGGTCAAGGCCTACGTCAGCGCGGTACTCAGCCGGCTGGGTGTGAAGAACCGCGTCCAGGCCGCGATCGTCGCCTACGAGGCCGGCCTGGTCGCCTGA